One Alkalicoccus halolimnae DNA segment encodes these proteins:
- a CDS encoding DUF2294 domain-containing protein yields MSKFTEKPEVSTAAQEKKVASGVGRLLRDSFGRGPEAAHTKLADNYVLILLKGFLSPMEKVIVDEKGPDALHSIREMMMEEITTDIRHEVEKVTGYTFNDFFFDWNIDKKTGILIGLKPYAYEDAGEYSYSLVKDFPHKDALEEKIAYLSSLAERRPDSCTSVKIDKRTFLVVREGILVAIEKKMIEMGIENSLKVAKRYVEKELLNESDNLSSILGVQIDEIFVDWNFKKDLSTIVIITEDYPD; encoded by the coding sequence ATGAGTAAATTCACAGAGAAACCGGAAGTATCGACTGCAGCTCAGGAAAAAAAAGTAGCCAGTGGTGTCGGCCGCCTTTTAAGAGATTCCTTCGGACGCGGGCCGGAAGCTGCTCACACAAAATTAGCAGACAACTATGTGCTCATTCTCCTGAAAGGCTTCCTCTCTCCGATGGAAAAAGTTATCGTGGATGAGAAAGGTCCTGATGCGCTTCATTCCATACGGGAGATGATGATGGAGGAAATCACAACAGATATCCGTCATGAAGTGGAGAAAGTTACGGGATATACGTTCAACGATTTCTTTTTTGACTGGAATATCGATAAAAAAACCGGCATCCTCATCGGTTTAAAACCTTACGCTTATGAAGATGCCGGCGAATATTCGTATTCTCTCGTCAAAGATTTTCCTCATAAGGATGCACTGGAGGAAAAAATTGCTTATTTAAGCTCTCTTGCCGAGCGCAGACCTGATTCCTGTACGTCCGTCAAAATAGACAAAAGGACGTTTCTGGTCGTAAGGGAAGGCATTCTCGTCGCTATTGAGAAAAAAATGATCGAGATGGGCATAGAAAACTCTTTAAAAGTGGCCAAACGCTATGTGGAAAAAGAGCTTCTGAACGAGAGCGACAACCTGAGCAGCATTTTAGGAGTTCAGATTGACGAAATATTTGTAGACTGGAATTTCAAAAAAGACCTTAGTACTATTGTTATTATTACAGAAGATTACCCTGATTAG